The DNA window GCCCGTCCAGCCTTCTTGCTGGCTGCTCCTGGGCAGCGAAGACTCAACGCCCTCCCGCCCGTCACTCCTCGGGGTCGGTTCAGTCCTCGCCTCCCGCGCGTCTTGCCGCCAACGCATCGTGGTGGACATACTGCTGGCATCTCCGCCAGGCGCGCAAGGAGATGCCGATCTCTATGAGCGGATGCAGGAGCTTGCCGACCGCTTGTCGCGTTGCTGCGCCTGACTGGGGGGCAAACAGCATCGCCCAGACGGCTCCGACGATGACGCCGCGCACGAACCAGCGCACAGCCCGCCTGACCCGCTTCAGTCGCGTCGCACCCGCGCGGCGGAGCGTCGTGAGAGTACCACACAGGTCCTGGATCGGTTTCCCAAGGAACTCAGATTCCCACTCCCGCATTGGTGCCTCCTGACTGGCAGCGCAGCCCAGCCGTGGCTAGGGTGCGCTGCCAGACGAGCCTACCTAGCTTCAGCGAGGCAGCTCCCTGGTGACCTTGCCCACGAGGCGTCGGCCTTGGGCGAGCAGGTCTTGGGTCCCTCCCTGGACCCGGTGACTCATCTGATTAAAGGTCCGTTCCCCCTGCTTCCGCATGAGGCGCCCTTGTTTCATGAACTGCTGGCGCGCATTGGCACCTTGCTTCGTGAGAAAGAGCCAGGCGGCTCCAAAGGCTCCGAGCACGACTCCGGACACTGGGAAAATCCATCGTGGCATAACGCTCCTCCTTTCCTCGGTCTTAAGAAAGGAGATGCAC is part of the Ktedonobacterales bacterium genome and encodes:
- a CDS encoding YtxH domain-containing protein; translated protein: MREWESEFLGKPIQDLCGTLTTLRRAGATRLKRVRRAVRWFVRGVIVGAVWAMLFAPQSGAATRQAVGKLLHPLIEIGISLRAWRRCQQYVHHDALAARRAGGED